TTCAAATTTCAATACCCGTTAAGAAGCTTTCATGTTTGAGCGCCGTTAGAAGCGAGTTTGAAAGCTTTAGGGGATTGAAATTTGAAAACATTAGAATTTCTTGGCGTATTGCGAACAGTCTTAAAAAATATATTTATTGTGGACTTAAAGACAGATTTTTCTTGCAGAACTTGCTTCTCAATATTCTTACTTTACGAATTCTTCAAGACAACTACATAAAATTATTGGTTTATTGTAATGTAGTATCCTCTTAACGTCCTCTATTGCAGTGGTATTGGGGTTTACCCATATTAAGTTTTCAAGCTCTCTGCCCTGAAAACTTTCTAATAATAATTTTTTTATAGAAAAATCTGTTATAGGGAAAGAATATCCTATTATCACTAACTCTTTACAGCTTTTTAATTCATCCTTAGCTTTTTTCCATATACCATGTATAAGTTTTTGTCTATAGTCTTTATAAAGTACAGGTGGAATAATTAATGGATCCATTATACCCTTATCTGTATAAATTTCATTATCTTGCCACCAGCATTTATTAGTTAAAACCACCTTACCAGAACCATCTATATTAATTTTTTTATCATCCTTCAACTCTATATAATTCACCCAATTTAATGAACCATGCAGCTTTAAAATTTCAAACCCCTTTAAACTTTGATTATTTATTTTACCATTGATAAGATTGTTCTCTTTCTGCATTTTCACTTCATCAAAACACACGCCATAACATTGGCTATTTTGAGCAGAAATTCCTGT
The DNA window shown above is from Haloimpatiens massiliensis and carries:
- a CDS encoding SIR2 family protein yields the protein MRKDTKGTVYLIGAGINKCIKGEDGISPPLSKSFFSTLFKKDKCAKEYYINKFSSVFCYIEKYWTLNPDSLSETHFDIGECFTLLQLQILEALDEKRYLDAYELIKINSLFKVMFIENLYPFQKFAKESSAMVSFGKRICENGESIITFNYDCNLEKAIEYATGISAQNSQCYGVCFDEVKMQKENNLINGKINNQSLKGFEILKLHGSLNWVNYIELKDDKKINIDGSGKVVLTNKCWWQDNEIYTDKGIMDPLIIPPVLYKDYRQKLIHGIWKKAKDELKSCKELVIIGYSFPITDFSIKKLLLESFQGRELENLIWVNPNTTAIEDVKRILHYNKPIILCSCLEEFVK